The Gemmatimonadota bacterium DNA window GTCGAAAGCTCCACGAAATTGCGAGAGAGCTTCCAGACCAGCCGGTGGAAGTAAGCACGCGGGGGGACCAGGTCGAGCTCCGTTGTGGACGATCGCACTTCAAGTTGAACGGACTTCCACCGGGAGATTTCCCTTCGCTTCCGGAGGTTTCCTTCGAGGGGGGGTGGACCGCGACCGGGAAAGATCTCCTTTCGCTCATCCGCCACACCGCGTTTGCCGTTTCGACCGAAGAGAGCCGCCCAGTCCTCAACGGAGTCCTCTGGGAGCTCCGCGATGGTGAGATGAGAATGGTCGCGACGAACGGGCACCGTCTTGCGAAGATGACGATCCCGGCCGGCCCCTCCGTGCAGACGACGGCGCAACTCATCGTTCCGCCGGCCGCCCTCCAGCAGGTCCAGCGCCTCTTTGCGGAAGGAGAGACCGTGAAGATCGCACGCGGGGGAAACCACCTCGGTTTCGCCTCGGAGGGGACAGAGGTTTATACGCGCCTGATCGAGGGGACCTATCCCAATTACGAGCAGGTGATTCCGAAAGACAACGACCGGTTCGCGGTCGTGGACCGGCGGGGGTTGGAGTCCGCGATTCGGCGTGTAGCAGCGGTCGCATCCGACCAGACGCACCGAATCCGGCTCAAGTTCGAGGAAGGAAGGGTCGAGCTCAACGTCCTCACCCCGGATCTCGGCGAGGCCCACGACGAGGTAGAGGTGAGCTACTCCGGCGAGCCGCTCGCCATAGGGTTCAACGCGAACTATCTGCTCGAGGTGCTCCGGTATGTCGGAACGGACGAGGTACGGATGGGATTCAAGGCGCCCGAACGGGCGGCGACCGTGGAGCCCGTGGTCGGGGAAGAAGAGACGCGCCCCGATTACCTTTGTCTGGTGATGCCTCTCCGGTTGGTGGACTAAGAAGAACGCCGGGAAGCGTTTCGCTCAGGCGCCGGGCTCGTGCCCCGCGGCGCGGAGAATGTCGTTCGCCGTGAAGAGCGAAACGACCTCGTGCCCGCCCGCGCGGATGCGAGAGCTTCCTCCCGCCTCCCTGTCCACGAGCGCCAACACGCCGAGGATCTCCGCGCCATGATCGTCGAGGACCTGAAGAGCCTCGAGGGCGCTTCCCCCCCGCGTGAGCGTGTCCTCCATGATCACCACGGGGGCGGCGCGGGGAACCCCTCCCTCGATCCGCTGCCCGGTCCCGTGGTCCTTGGCACTCTTCCGCACCGTGAAGGCGTCGAGGGGGGGCCCTTCGAGCCAACTTCGGTGGGCGATGGCGCAGGCGAGCGGGTCGGCGCCGAGGGTGAGTCCTCCGATCCAACGAGCCCGGGGGAAATGGGCGCGAACGGCCTCGAGGCCGACTGCCCCGACGAGGAACTGTCCCTCCGCCGACATGGTGGTGAGGCGTGCGTCGATGTAATAGGTCGAACGAGCGCCGCTGGCGAGTGTAAACTCCCCGAGGGCGAGAGAGCGTTCGACCAGAAGAGAGAGAAGGCGATCGCGATGGCTCACACGACTGAAGTTTCACCGGTCCCGGTGCCCGTCAAGGCAAGGCACCCGGTCGGGTTCGTGTCGGCCGTGCTCCTGGCTTGGCTTCTCCCGGCCTGCGACGGGCCCGATCCGGTGGGGCCCGTGGAGGGCTTCGGGAAGGTGGGCGAGGTCCAGGTCGAGGTGCGATCCCCGCTCGGTCAGCCGCTCGGGGGGCCTCAACTCGGGCTCTTCCAGGGGACACTCACCGAGACGCTCCGCTGGCGCTCGAATGGCGGATGGACGCTCGCCGAGCGGGTGAGTTACCTGGGGATTCTCGGGAGCGAGACGGTGCGGCGGAGCCGCCTCAACCCGGGAGAGCTCACGGACGAGTACCGGATTCTCGTCTTCCAACTCACCGAGGCGGCGGGAACGCGACTCCTCGGGACGGTCTCGCAGGACATCCTTCCGGCGTGTGGCGGCTTTTTCCTTCCCCAGCTCACGACCCAGGTGACCGTCACGATCCAGGACACCGAGCGGAACGAGACGGCCCGGTGGGTCCGCTGCACGCGCGGGATCTTCGTCCTCTCGTCCCTCTCCCCGGATCTCAATCCGGCGACCTCGGGCCCGGACGCCGAGGCGGCGCGCGTCGTCACGGCGGCGCAGCTCGCCCGTTTCTTCACGATCGGCTCGAGCACGACGTCCACCTACGCGGGAACGGTGCCCTTCGGGACCCTGGACCGCGGCGAGTACTCCCCGGCACTGCCAACGGTGTCGCGGATCTTCACCTCCTCGGACGGGGGTCCGCCGCAGGAGTTCCTCGCCTTCTGGGCTCTTCACGCCAGCCCGGCCGCGGAGCTTCCGGAGGTGAACTGGTTTTCTCAGTCGGTCCTTCTCGGGGCGATCGGCGCGCGGCAGGAGGCCGGAGACTCGGTCCAGGTG harbors:
- the dnaN gene encoding DNA polymerase III subunit beta, yielding MKFTITRQNLHQGLTAVSASIPSKTTLPILSNILLEAKDDAVRISGTDLDVGVRVRAPAEVKESGALTAPGRKLHEIARELPDQPVEVSTRGDQVELRCGRSHFKLNGLPPGDFPSLPEVSFEGGWTATGKDLLSLIRHTAFAVSTEESRPVLNGVLWELRDGEMRMVATNGHRLAKMTIPAGPSVQTTAQLIVPPAALQQVQRLFAEGETVKIARGGNHLGFASEGTEVYTRLIEGTYPNYEQVIPKDNDRFAVVDRRGLESAIRRVAAVASDQTHRIRLKFEEGRVELNVLTPDLGEAHDEVEVSYSGEPLAIGFNANYLLEVLRYVGTDEVRMGFKAPERAATVEPVVGEEETRPDYLCLVMPLRLVD
- the pyrE gene encoding orotate phosphoribosyltransferase, which encodes MSHRDRLLSLLVERSLALGEFTLASGARSTYYIDARLTTMSAEGQFLVGAVGLEAVRAHFPRARWIGGLTLGADPLACAIAHRSWLEGPPLDAFTVRKSAKDHGTGQRIEGGVPRAAPVVIMEDTLTRGGSALEALQVLDDHGAEILGVLALVDREAGGSSRIRAGGHEVVSLFTANDILRAAGHEPGA